The following proteins are co-located in the Pseudodesulfovibrio alkaliphilus genome:
- a CDS encoding cell division protein FtsX — MIGRFLRLTLRGLADFRLHPVAQLLTMVAVAMVTLLTGLILIGFHTVNLELLKSRGQVEFQAYWQHGQSRDAVRADWDAIGAMDHLTEFATFTPEDALTELASTLGESGDFSWLAGDNPLPHSALVRFAVPPEAQEEGWAARLLTSLKELPGVDKVNYTPFQTDLAQGWMTLSQLVIWPVLGFLGLVISLVVHNTIKLSLLTRRDEIEILALVGASPAYIRWPLLASGFLQGLAGASAGLGLLAGAHALAADALDFAPFFIRIPFLPPEQMLMLAGGVTLVAMASSWVAVK, encoded by the coding sequence ATGATTGGTCGGTTTCTGCGTCTGACCCTGCGCGGGCTGGCCGACTTCCGGCTCCATCCCGTGGCCCAGTTACTGACCATGGTGGCCGTGGCCATGGTCACGCTGCTCACCGGCCTGATCCTCATCGGCTTTCACACCGTCAACCTCGAACTGCTCAAGAGCCGGGGGCAGGTGGAGTTCCAGGCATACTGGCAGCACGGCCAGTCCCGCGACGCGGTACGCGCCGACTGGGATGCCATCGGGGCCATGGACCATCTGACCGAGTTCGCCACATTCACCCCGGAGGACGCCCTGACCGAGCTGGCCTCCACCCTGGGCGAAAGCGGCGATTTCTCCTGGCTGGCCGGGGACAACCCCCTGCCCCATTCGGCCCTGGTCCGCTTCGCCGTGCCGCCCGAGGCCCAGGAAGAGGGCTGGGCCGCCCGGCTGCTCACCTCGCTCAAGGAGCTGCCCGGGGTGGACAAGGTCAACTACACGCCCTTTCAGACCGATCTCGCCCAGGGCTGGATGACCCTGTCGCAGCTCGTCATCTGGCCCGTGCTCGGCTTTCTCGGGCTGGTCATCTCCCTGGTGGTCCACAATACCATCAAGCTCTCCCTGCTCACGCGCCGGGACGAGATCGAGATTCTCGCCCTGGTGGGCGCCAGCCCGGCCTATATCCGCTGGCCGCTGCTCGCCTCCGGGTTTCTCCAGGGGCTGGCGGGCGCCTCGGCCGGGCTCGGCCTGTTGGCCGGAGCGCACGCCCTGGCCGCTGACGCCCTCGACTTCGCGCCCTTTTTCATCCGCATCCCCTTTCTGCCGCCAGAGCAGATGCTCATGCTGGCCGGGGGCGTGACCCTGGTGGCCATGGCCAGCAGCTGGGTGGCGGTCAAGTAG
- the ftsE gene encoding cell division ATP-binding protein FtsE: MVNVERLSYSFGAHWALKDISFTLAKGEFLFLTGHSGAGKSTLLKLLYGALPVTRGRASVAGISLNSLKKRHIPGLRRKVGVVFQDFKILPQRTVFDNVAMALEVRGMPRAHLERRVRAVIRALGLDTKSYSPCERLSGGEQQRVAIARSMVANPELILADEPTGNLDFDLTMHLMDIFKQFNTYGTSIIMATHSREVLDCVPEARILHLQDGRAMAQGEQPPGGEPCQRPDAASGSDPTDDAADPEALFPDGGRA; this comes from the coding sequence ATGGTCAATGTGGAGCGCTTGTCGTACAGCTTCGGGGCGCATTGGGCGCTCAAGGACATCTCCTTCACCCTTGCCAAGGGGGAGTTCCTGTTTCTCACGGGCCACTCCGGGGCGGGCAAGTCCACCCTGCTCAAGCTGCTCTACGGCGCCCTCCCCGTGACCCGGGGCCGCGCCTCGGTGGCCGGAATCTCCCTCAACTCGCTCAAGAAGCGCCATATTCCGGGCCTGCGGCGCAAGGTGGGCGTGGTTTTTCAGGATTTCAAGATCCTGCCCCAGCGCACCGTGTTCGACAACGTGGCCATGGCCCTTGAGGTGCGCGGCATGCCGAGGGCCCACCTGGAGCGCCGGGTACGCGCCGTGATCCGCGCCCTGGGGCTCGATACCAAGAGCTACTCCCCCTGTGAGCGGCTCTCGGGCGGCGAGCAGCAGCGGGTGGCCATCGCCCGGTCCATGGTGGCCAACCCCGAACTCATCCTGGCTGACGAGCCCACAGGCAACCTGGACTTTGACCTGACCATGCACCTGATGGACATCTTCAAGCAATTCAACACCTACGGAACCTCCATCATCATGGCCACCCACAGCCGCGAGGTGCTCGACTGCGTGCCCGAGGCGCGCATCCTTCATCTGCAGGACGGACGGGCCATGGCCCAAGGGGAGCAGCCGCCCGGAGGCGAGCCCTGCCAGCGCCCGGACGCGGCATCCGGCAGCGATCCCACGGACGACGCGGCCGATCCCGAGGCCCTTTTCCCTGACGGAGGCCGGGCATGA
- a CDS encoding PHP domain-containing protein: protein MIDLHTHSTASDGTLTPTELVKLAKDIGLDAIALTDHDTLAGLDEAEEAGRACGIEVIRGCELSLESPRGAGWLHMVALWVPRQAEELQAAFDWVIEGRRIRNHEIVAKLRSLGVNITYEAVAARAGGTIGRPHFAQEMLALGVVSSLDEAFKVWLGDRGRAYVPKRKLKPADALAILGRAGATSILAHPFILGLDLPGTETLVRELQAQGLDGIEVYYSEHDDAATRAYKAMAERLGLLASGGSDFHGAVKPRIQLGRGKGGLHVSTALLDAMKAHRRERGLPV, encoded by the coding sequence ATGATAGACCTGCACACTCACTCCACCGCCTCGGACGGCACCCTGACCCCCACCGAACTGGTCAAACTGGCCAAGGACATCGGCCTGGACGCCATCGCCCTGACCGACCACGACACCCTGGCCGGACTCGACGAGGCCGAGGAGGCTGGCCGGGCTTGCGGCATTGAAGTCATCCGGGGGTGCGAGCTGAGCCTGGAGTCGCCCCGCGGCGCGGGCTGGCTGCACATGGTGGCCCTCTGGGTGCCCAGGCAGGCGGAGGAGCTGCAGGCCGCCTTTGACTGGGTCATCGAGGGGCGGCGCATCCGCAATCACGAGATCGTGGCCAAGCTGCGCTCCCTCGGGGTGAACATCACTTACGAGGCCGTGGCCGCCAGGGCGGGCGGCACCATCGGCCGCCCTCACTTCGCCCAGGAGATGTTGGCCCTTGGCGTGGTCTCCAGCCTGGACGAAGCCTTCAAGGTCTGGCTGGGCGACCGGGGCCGCGCCTATGTGCCCAAGCGCAAGCTCAAGCCCGCCGATGCCCTGGCCATCCTCGGCCGGGCCGGAGCCACCAGCATCCTGGCCCATCCCTTCATTCTCGGCCTGGACCTGCCGGGCACGGAAACCCTGGTACGCGAGCTGCAAGCCCAGGGACTTGACGGCATTGAGGTCTACTACTCCGAGCACGACGACGCTGCCACCAGAGCCTACAAGGCCATGGCCGAGCGCCTGGGCCTGCTTGCCAGCGGCGGCTCGGACTTCCACGGGGCTGTCAAGCCGAGAATCCAGCTGGGCCGGGGCAAGGGCGGCCTGCATGTCTCCACCGCCCTGCTCGACGCCATGAAGGCCCATCGCCGCGAACGCGGCCTGCCGGTATAG
- a CDS encoding class I SAM-dependent methyltransferase, whose product MGWDPERYEQWFDTPEGRFALDCETRLLQAVLAGWPRRGHKLVELGCGTGLMLEMLYQMGFDVTGLDSSPEMIMAARKRLGKRAELHLGDGELTPYGDNEFDYAMIWSALEFADEPEAMLTEAARLAEKGILLGFLNKNSLYYAMNVRNTGSTLDSGTWYTWCEIQDMIRRATGFRPTLARSVLPGPSGTWRQGRVCRAVNCALYPPFVGAFGAVRVDFVNMRPLNPLFAWRTEPEMG is encoded by the coding sequence ATGGGTTGGGACCCGGAACGCTACGAGCAATGGTTCGACACGCCCGAGGGGCGCTTTGCCCTCGACTGCGAGACGCGGCTGCTCCAGGCCGTGCTTGCGGGGTGGCCCCGGCGCGGCCACAAGCTGGTCGAACTGGGCTGTGGCACCGGGCTGATGCTGGAAATGCTCTACCAGATGGGTTTCGATGTCACCGGCCTGGACAGCAGCCCGGAAATGATCATGGCCGCCCGCAAGCGGCTGGGCAAGCGGGCCGAGCTGCACCTGGGCGACGGGGAACTGACCCCCTACGGGGACAACGAGTTCGACTACGCCATGATCTGGTCCGCCCTTGAGTTCGCCGACGAGCCCGAAGCCATGCTGACAGAGGCCGCCCGGCTGGCGGAAAAGGGCATCCTGTTGGGATTTCTCAACAAAAACTCCCTCTACTACGCCATGAACGTGCGCAACACCGGGTCCACCCTGGACTCCGGGACCTGGTACACCTGGTGCGAAATCCAGGATATGATCCGCAGGGCCACCGGATTCCGGCCCACCCTGGCCCGCTCGGTGCTTCCCGGCCCGAGCGGAACCTGGCGTCAGGGCCGTGTCTGCCGGGCCGTCAATTGTGCCCTCTATCCCCCCTTTGTGGGAGCCTTTGGCGCGGTGCGCGTTGATTTTGTCAACATGCGTCCCCTCAATCCCCTCTTTGCCTGGCGCACCGAGCCCGAGATGGGCTGA
- a CDS encoding sigma-54-dependent transcriptional regulator, translated as MGGRILIIDDEEGIRFSLRGILEDDGHEVAEAESGEQGLERLGAATPDMVFLDIWLPGMDGLAVLDAIARDHEGLPVIMISGHGTIETAVKALKKGAFDFIEKPLSLEKVVVTARNALEFSRLRQENLALRTRISSEQPVVLTGRSEAIVSLNDVISRVAPTDAWVLITGENGTGKEIVARSIHHQSSRRHKPLVAVNCAAIPEELIESELFGHEKGAFTGADKAQAGKFELADGGILFLDEIGDMSLKTQAKILRILQEQSFEHVGGRKTITVDVRVIAATNKDLLREIEAGAFREDLYYRLKVFPLEVPPLRERTEDIPLLIRDFIATLVRQHGFKPIAFDDGAMEVLVAHPWPGNVRELKNFVERMFILHAGGTVTRDRLPPEFSGGRQPRTPARGGAEANEADRGSLDDLVAGAPTDLKQARAEFEARFLEAKLRDFDGNITQLAKAVGLERSSLYRKLKAYRIQID; from the coding sequence ATGGGCGGCAGGATACTGATCATCGACGACGAGGAGGGCATCCGCTTCTCCCTGCGCGGCATCCTTGAGGACGACGGCCACGAGGTGGCCGAGGCGGAGTCCGGCGAGCAGGGCCTCGAACGGCTTGGCGCGGCGACCCCGGACATGGTCTTTCTGGATATCTGGCTGCCCGGCATGGACGGCCTGGCCGTCCTCGACGCCATTGCCCGCGATCACGAGGGGCTGCCGGTAATCATGATCTCGGGCCACGGGACCATCGAAACCGCGGTCAAGGCGCTCAAGAAGGGGGCCTTTGACTTCATCGAGAAGCCCCTCTCCCTGGAGAAGGTGGTGGTGACCGCCCGCAATGCCCTGGAGTTTTCCCGTCTGCGTCAGGAAAACCTCGCCCTCAGGACCCGCATCTCTTCCGAGCAGCCCGTGGTGCTCACGGGCCGATCCGAGGCCATCGTCTCCCTCAACGATGTCATCTCGCGGGTGGCGCCCACCGACGCCTGGGTGCTCATCACTGGTGAGAACGGCACCGGCAAGGAGATAGTGGCCCGCTCCATTCACCACCAATCGAGCCGTCGGCACAAGCCCCTGGTGGCGGTCAACTGCGCGGCCATTCCCGAGGAACTCATCGAGAGCGAGCTTTTCGGTCATGAAAAAGGGGCCTTTACCGGCGCGGACAAGGCCCAGGCAGGCAAGTTCGAGCTGGCCGACGGCGGCATCCTTTTCCTCGACGAGATCGGCGACATGAGCCTGAAGACCCAGGCCAAGATATTGCGCATCCTTCAGGAACAGTCCTTCGAGCATGTGGGCGGACGCAAGACCATCACCGTGGACGTGCGCGTCATCGCGGCCACCAACAAGGACCTGCTGCGCGAAATAGAGGCGGGTGCCTTTCGAGAGGATCTGTATTACCGGCTCAAGGTCTTTCCCCTGGAAGTGCCGCCTCTGCGCGAGCGCACCGAGGACATCCCCCTGCTCATCAGGGATTTCATCGCCACCCTGGTGCGGCAGCACGGGTTCAAGCCCATCGCCTTTGACGACGGGGCCATGGAGGTGCTTGTGGCCCACCCCTGGCCCGGCAACGTGCGCGAACTCAAGAATTTCGTGGAGCGGATGTTCATCCTGCACGCTGGCGGAACCGTGACCCGCGACAGACTGCCCCCGGAGTTTTCCGGCGGCCGCCAGCCGCGGACCCCGGCCAGGGGAGGCGCAGAGGCGAACGAGGCCGACAGGGGGTCGCTGGACGACCTCGTGGCCGGGGCGCCGACCGACCTCAAGCAGGCCCGGGCCGAGTTTGAGGCGCGGTTTCTGGAAGCGAAGTTGCGCGACTTTGACGGCAATATTACGCAACTGGCCAAAGCCGTGGGCCTGGAGCGCAGCTCCCTGTACCGCAAGCTCAAGGCGTATCGGATACAAATAGACTGA
- a CDS encoding TIGR01777 family oxidoreductase: MRAIIAGGTGFIGQALVVALRDAGWDIVVLSRSPGKVAEVFGHGVIGMRWDGSGWLELLGPDTAVVNLAGENIAAGRWTGEVKRRILESRVNAGRSLVKAVGEASAKPGVFVQASAVGYYGPRGNDPVDEGAESGSGYLAEVCRAWEASSAEVEAMGVRRVVVRTGMVLGHGGALARMLPPFRYFLGGPPGSGYQGVSWVHLEDEVGAIRFLMENKEARGAYNLTAPTPVRFRKFARILGQTLGRPYRLNAPAFALRLLFGEMADEVLLSGQLALPTRLTEAGYVFRHPDLEETLADLLAVARPTV, translated from the coding sequence ATGCGGGCAATCATCGCCGGGGGAACCGGCTTCATTGGGCAGGCGCTGGTGGTCGCGTTACGCGACGCGGGGTGGGATATCGTTGTCCTCTCGCGTTCGCCGGGCAAGGTGGCCGAGGTCTTCGGGCACGGGGTCATCGGCATGCGCTGGGACGGCTCCGGCTGGCTCGAGCTGCTGGGGCCGGACACGGCGGTGGTTAATCTGGCGGGGGAGAACATCGCTGCCGGGCGCTGGACCGGGGAGGTCAAGCGCAGGATTCTCGAAAGCCGCGTCAATGCGGGCCGCTCCCTGGTAAAGGCGGTGGGCGAGGCCTCGGCCAAGCCCGGCGTGTTTGTCCAGGCGTCGGCCGTGGGCTACTACGGCCCGCGAGGCAACGACCCGGTGGACGAGGGCGCGGAGTCGGGCAGCGGCTATCTGGCGGAGGTCTGCCGCGCCTGGGAAGCATCCTCGGCCGAGGTGGAAGCCATGGGCGTACGACGGGTCGTCGTGCGAACGGGCATGGTCCTCGGGCATGGCGGCGCCCTGGCCAGGATGCTGCCGCCATTTCGGTATTTCCTGGGCGGGCCGCCCGGCTCCGGGTACCAGGGGGTGTCGTGGGTCCATCTGGAAGACGAGGTGGGAGCCATCCGCTTTCTCATGGAAAACAAGGAGGCCCGGGGCGCATACAACCTGACCGCGCCTACGCCGGTTCGATTTCGCAAGTTCGCCCGCATTCTTGGCCAGACCCTGGGACGACCCTACCGGCTCAATGCCCCTGCCTTTGCCCTGCGCCTGCTGTTTGGCGAGATGGCCGACGAGGTGCTGCTTTCGGGCCAGCTGGCCCTGCCGACCCGGCTGACCGAGGCGGGCTATGTGTTCCGGCATCCCGACCTTGAGGAGACGCTGGCCGACCTGCTGGCCGTGGCAAGGCCAACCGTCTGA
- a CDS encoding peptidase U32 family protein produces the protein MADTNRLPELLAPAGDMEKLETAILYGADAVYLGGDGLNLRSGAGGFSDQGLTEGLAKARAAKVKAYFTLNVYPRESMMPEVHRVIDRLGELKPDGVIAADPGVVRLLRRQLPEIPVHISTQANTSNSEAVRFWRECGARRVNVARELRAQELLEMLAIARKQLPTMELEVFVHGAMCMAVSGRCYLSALQSDRPGNLGQCSHPCRYEYRPLSVTFEERTRPGEPMWEVREYGAGEEFTFERAEDDFAFEPLGDDEPCPERPADPALSLAHDTGGWSAFFAAQDLCLIHYLEWFARMRVASLKIEGRTKSSAYLAQVVDAYKTALRDIAAGSFAPEKYLSELVNAASRPLTTGFFDPERRAAIALPPEEGEKRAVLARVLEQAGEGRWQVQTKSRWQTGQDMELLIPGLIRPRIAAEDYGVENDLGVGLTTAHPGQRALLICDHPEIKPGMFIRQPWDLDSLD, from the coding sequence ATGGCCGACACCAACCGCCTGCCCGAACTGCTCGCCCCGGCCGGGGACATGGAAAAACTCGAAACCGCCATCCTCTACGGCGCGGACGCGGTCTATCTCGGCGGCGACGGCCTCAACCTGCGCTCCGGGGCGGGGGGGTTCTCCGACCAGGGGCTGACCGAGGGGCTGGCCAAGGCGCGGGCGGCCAAGGTCAAGGCTTACTTCACCCTCAATGTCTACCCCCGCGAGAGCATGATGCCCGAGGTGCACCGCGTCATCGACCGGCTCGGCGAGCTGAAGCCCGACGGGGTCATCGCAGCCGACCCCGGTGTGGTCCGCCTGCTGCGCCGCCAGTTGCCGGAAATCCCGGTGCACATCTCCACCCAGGCCAACACCTCCAATTCCGAGGCCGTGCGTTTCTGGCGCGAGTGCGGGGCCAGACGGGTCAACGTGGCCCGCGAGTTGCGCGCCCAGGAACTGCTGGAGATGCTGGCCATCGCCCGCAAGCAGCTGCCGACCATGGAGCTTGAGGTCTTTGTGCACGGGGCCATGTGCATGGCCGTTTCCGGCCGCTGCTATCTCTCGGCCCTGCAGAGCGACCGGCCGGGCAACCTCGGCCAGTGTTCCCATCCCTGTCGCTACGAGTACCGCCCTCTGTCCGTGACCTTCGAAGAGCGCACCCGTCCAGGGGAGCCCATGTGGGAGGTGCGCGAGTACGGCGCGGGTGAGGAGTTCACCTTTGAGCGGGCCGAGGACGATTTCGCCTTCGAGCCTCTGGGCGATGACGAACCCTGCCCTGAGAGGCCTGCTGATCCGGCCCTTTCCCTGGCCCACGACACGGGCGGCTGGTCCGCCTTTTTCGCGGCCCAGGACCTCTGCCTGATCCACTATCTCGAGTGGTTCGCCCGTATGCGCGTGGCCTCGCTCAAGATTGAGGGGAGGACCAAGAGCAGCGCGTATCTCGCCCAGGTGGTGGATGCCTACAAGACCGCCCTGCGCGACATCGCCGCCGGGAGTTTCGCCCCCGAAAAATACCTCTCCGAGCTGGTCAACGCCGCCTCGCGCCCCCTGACCACCGGCTTTTTCGACCCCGAGCGCCGGGCCGCCATCGCCCTGCCGCCCGAAGAGGGCGAAAAGCGAGCCGTCCTCGCCCGCGTCCTTGAGCAAGCCGGGGAGGGGCGCTGGCAAGTTCAGACCAAGTCGCGCTGGCAGACGGGGCAGGACATGGAGCTGCTCATTCCCGGCCTTATCCGGCCGCGCATCGCAGCCGAGGACTACGGCGTGGAGAACGACCTGGGCGTGGGGCTGACCACCGCCCATCCGGGGCAGCGGGCGCTGCTCATCTGCGATCATCCCGAGATCAAGCCCGGCATGTTCATCCGCCAGCCCTGGGATCTCGATTCCCTGGACTGA
- a CDS encoding MATE family efflux transporter yields MSPAPVNMGQGRVLSVLLRLGGPAMVSMFFQNLYALVDTVFVSWLGTAELAALSLSVPLFYVALSLCKGLAVGATALMSHARGAGDQRGAGDVARASLPLALLVLTPFCLLALPALNQPLFGLFGVDGEVLAAAEQFVFWLAWTFPVMGFAMLCESVFLSHGDSRTPMLAMIAGNVVNLALDPLLIFSCKMGIAGASLASLVGWAVTGAILFVVLGRRGMDRPTLARGRDSVGQWGGMVRLGFPVSLTMLIIPVSTAGLNYVLAGFGPAFVGAWNLSSRMEQMLILPIYGLSCALIPFVGFNMGQGNRGRIREAVRLCVRACYAVLVPAGVLLAVFSHEIFALFNPGPEVASLSSHAFRLALFGMALAPVELAILGVAQGARRPGYSLLLGSVRLLALRLPLAFLFGHLLGGEGVYLSHTVSQMASGLLGLYLLRLLLRRVDQAIAAGSDRNPA; encoded by the coding sequence TTGAGTCCCGCGCCCGTGAACATGGGCCAGGGGAGGGTGCTTTCCGTGCTGCTGCGGCTCGGCGGCCCGGCCATGGTCTCCATGTTTTTCCAGAACCTCTACGCCCTGGTGGACACGGTCTTCGTGTCCTGGCTGGGCACGGCCGAGCTGGCCGCCCTTTCCCTGTCCGTGCCGCTGTTTTATGTGGCGCTCTCGCTGTGCAAGGGGCTGGCCGTGGGGGCCACGGCCCTCATGAGCCACGCTCGGGGCGCGGGCGACCAGCGCGGTGCCGGAGACGTGGCCAGGGCCTCGCTGCCTCTGGCCCTGCTGGTGCTTACCCCCTTTTGCCTCCTGGCACTTCCGGCCCTGAACCAACCGCTTTTCGGCCTCTTCGGCGTGGACGGTGAGGTGCTGGCCGCTGCGGAGCAATTCGTCTTCTGGCTGGCCTGGACCTTTCCGGTCATGGGTTTTGCCATGCTCTGCGAGTCGGTCTTTCTGAGCCACGGCGACTCGCGCACGCCCATGCTGGCCATGATCGCGGGCAACGTGGTCAACCTGGCGCTTGATCCGCTGCTGATCTTCTCCTGCAAGATGGGCATTGCCGGGGCCTCGCTGGCCTCCCTTGTCGGATGGGCCGTGACCGGGGCCATTCTCTTCGTCGTCCTTGGCCGGCGCGGCATGGATCGGCCCACCCTGGCCCGGGGCCGCGACAGCGTCGGGCAGTGGGGCGGCATGGTGCGGTTGGGGTTTCCGGTGAGCCTGACCATGCTCATCATTCCGGTGTCCACGGCTGGCCTCAACTATGTGCTGGCCGGTTTCGGCCCGGCCTTTGTGGGCGCGTGGAACCTTTCCTCGCGCATGGAACAGATGCTCATCCTGCCCATCTACGGCCTGAGCTGCGCCCTGATTCCCTTTGTGGGCTTCAACATGGGCCAGGGCAACAGGGGCCGCATCCGCGAGGCCGTGCGGCTGTGCGTCCGCGCCTGCTATGCGGTCCTTGTCCCGGCGGGCGTGCTGCTTGCCGTCTTTTCCCACGAAATCTTCGCTCTGTTCAATCCCGGCCCCGAGGTGGCCTCTTTGTCCTCCCACGCCTTCCGGCTGGCCCTGTTCGGCATGGCGCTGGCCCCGGTGGAGCTGGCGATTCTGGGCGTGGCCCAGGGGGCGAGGCGGCCGGGTTATTCCCTGCTCCTCGGCTCTGTGCGGCTGCTGGCCCTGCGGCTGCCCCTGGCCTTCCTCTTCGGCCATCTTCTGGGCGGGGAGGGTGTTTACCTGAGCCACACCGTCTCCCAAATGGCCTCGGGCCTGCTCGGCCTGTATCTGCTGCGCCTCCTGCTCCGGCGCGTTGACCAGGCCATCGCGGCCGGGTCGGACCGGAACCCTGCTTGA
- the yedE gene encoding YedE family putative selenium transporter produces the protein MPNRRKSICHCHAHPLQNQKDNLRAARGQATRANRARGTMKTFFSSRAGIIAVGVAIGVLAPLLQYWGNPGNMGICVACFERDITGALGLHRAEVVQYIRPEIIGFVLGSLLAALVFRDFRPRAGSAPVARFVLGAFAMIGALVFLGCPWRAILRLAGGDLSAVFGILGLVAGIFIGTIFFRKGYTLGRAQKTYPSVGLILPLCMAGLLAMMLASPQVQGELKSGVLFYSVKGPGAMHAPLLISLLVGLFVGFIAQRSRFCTMGAFRDVILFKQSHLLLGVVALLVAASVVNALLGQVKVGFEGQPVAHTQQVWNFAGMLLAGWSFALAGGCPGRQLFLAGEGDGDAAVFVFGMIAGAAFAHNFGLASSPAGVGPHGILAVFIGLAVCLYFGLTMRAKS, from the coding sequence GTGCCAAACCGCAGGAAATCGATTTGTCATTGCCACGCCCATCCCCTACAGAATCAAAAGGATAATCTCCGTGCCGCCAGGGGGCAGGCGACGCGGGCAAACCGTGCGAGGGGGACCATGAAGACATTCTTTTCTTCCAGGGCGGGCATCATCGCCGTTGGGGTGGCCATCGGCGTACTCGCGCCGCTGCTGCAATACTGGGGCAATCCCGGCAACATGGGCATCTGCGTGGCCTGCTTCGAGCGCGACATCACCGGGGCGCTGGGGCTGCACCGGGCCGAGGTGGTCCAGTACATCCGGCCTGAGATCATCGGATTCGTCCTCGGCTCGCTCCTGGCCGCTCTGGTCTTTCGCGACTTCCGTCCCAGGGCCGGGTCCGCGCCCGTGGCCCGCTTCGTCCTGGGAGCGTTCGCCATGATCGGCGCCCTGGTTTTCCTGGGCTGCCCGTGGCGGGCCATCCTGCGTCTGGCTGGCGGCGACCTGAGCGCGGTCTTTGGCATCCTCGGCCTTGTGGCGGGCATTTTCATCGGCACGATCTTTTTCCGCAAGGGCTACACCCTGGGCCGCGCCCAGAAGACGTACCCCTCGGTGGGGCTCATATTGCCCCTGTGCATGGCGGGACTGCTGGCCATGATGCTCGCCTCGCCCCAGGTGCAGGGCGAACTGAAGAGCGGCGTACTCTTCTACAGCGTCAAGGGCCCCGGAGCCATGCACGCCCCCCTGCTCATCTCCCTGCTGGTGGGCTTGTTCGTGGGCTTCATCGCCCAGCGCAGCCGGTTCTGCACCATGGGAGCGTTCCGCGACGTGATCCTGTTCAAACAGTCGCACCTGCTCCTGGGCGTGGTCGCGCTGCTGGTGGCCGCCTCGGTGGTCAATGCGCTGCTGGGGCAGGTCAAGGTGGGTTTCGAGGGCCAGCCCGTGGCCCACACCCAGCAGGTCTGGAACTTTGCCGGAATGCTGCTGGCCGGATGGAGCTTCGCCCTTGCGGGCGGCTGCCCTGGCCGACAGCTCTTCCTGGCCGGAGAGGGCGACGGCGATGCCGCGGTCTTTGTCTTCGGCATGATCGCGGGCGCGGCCTTTGCCCACAACTTCGGGCTGGCCAGCTCCCCGGCCGGGGTCGGCCCCCACGGCATTCTGGCCGTCTTCATCGGCCTGGCCGTATGCCTCTACTTTGGCCTGACCATGCGTGCGAAGAGCTAA
- a CDS encoding sulfurtransferase TusA family protein, translating into MSKTVDARGLSCPQPVLEALNAIAAMSSGTLVVLVDTEASKENVCRAVEAKGWTLDSVSEDRGEYRIAISKG; encoded by the coding sequence ATGAGCAAAACAGTTGACGCACGCGGGCTCTCATGCCCCCAGCCGGTTCTGGAGGCCCTCAACGCCATCGCGGCCATGAGCAGCGGCACTCTGGTCGTCCTGGTGGACACCGAGGCGTCCAAGGAAAACGTCTGCCGCGCCGTGGAGGCCAAGGGGTGGACCCTTGACTCCGTGTCCGAGGACAGGGGCGAATACCGCATCGCCATCAGCAAGGGGTAG
- a CDS encoding DUF3343 domain-containing protein: MGLFSFLKQRTSGQDPARADRGLLLFENTSEVIRAEKILRAAGFAVAVKGPPPEVRTGCDLAVEYPLIEGLNILRRLEEAKVPPLDAIPVTGPLLTPVDLYHVKDFGDHLMVRAANMKITVDKRTGVIVNVSGGGCPDVPWLAARLIGQRLDEAPSPRETGHTLCGYALGLAFEEMKRQCLPS, translated from the coding sequence TTGGGCCTTTTCTCGTTCCTGAAACAACGGACCTCCGGTCAGGACCCGGCCAGGGCTGACCGGGGGTTGCTCCTTTTCGAGAACACCAGCGAGGTCATCCGGGCCGAAAAGATCCTGCGGGCCGCAGGCTTTGCGGTGGCGGTCAAAGGGCCGCCGCCCGAGGTGCGTACCGGCTGCGATCTGGCGGTGGAGTATCCCCTCATCGAGGGGCTGAACATCCTGCGCCGCCTGGAAGAGGCCAAAGTGCCGCCGCTGGACGCCATTCCCGTGACCGGGCCGCTGCTCACCCCGGTGGACCTCTATCATGTCAAGGACTTCGGCGACCACCTCATGGTCCGGGCCGCCAACATGAAAATCACCGTGGACAAGCGCACGGGCGTCATCGTCAACGTCTCGGGCGGAGGCTGCCCGGACGTGCCCTGGCTGGCCGCCCGTCTCATCGGACAAAGGCTGGACGAGGCCCCCTCCCCACGCGAGACGGGCCACACCCTGTGCGGCTATGCCCTGGGGCTGGCCTTTGAGGAGATGAAGCGACAATGCTTGCCATCGTAG